The Corynebacterium tuberculostearicum genome window below encodes:
- a CDS encoding response regulator: MSEIRVVLVDDEPLLRHGLRMILEGAPGISVIGEAGNGKEGVELILAEEPDVVLMDIRMPVMDGIEATAQLHSLAGAREIPVVMLTAFDTDEFILHALRAGAVGFLLKTTAPEALVASVRAAAQGQQQLSPKVLENLVGLAATPPQPEQEMIQPSGLAELSERENEIAQLVAQGLSNAEIAEQLFISLTTVKTHMKHILAKIDGTNRVHIAIAVLGG; encoded by the coding sequence GTGAGTGAGATTCGTGTAGTTCTCGTCGATGATGAGCCGCTGCTGCGCCACGGCCTGCGCATGATCTTGGAAGGCGCGCCGGGCATCAGCGTCATCGGCGAGGCCGGAAACGGCAAGGAGGGAGTGGAGCTCATCCTGGCCGAGGAGCCGGACGTGGTGCTGATGGATATTCGCATGCCGGTCATGGACGGCATCGAGGCGACAGCGCAGCTGCACTCGCTCGCCGGCGCGCGCGAAATCCCGGTGGTGATGCTCACCGCCTTTGATACCGACGAATTCATCCTGCACGCCCTGCGCGCTGGGGCGGTGGGCTTTTTGTTGAAGACAACGGCGCCGGAGGCGCTGGTGGCGTCGGTAAGAGCGGCGGCCCAAGGCCAGCAACAGCTCAGCCCGAAGGTGCTAGAAAACCTGGTGGGGCTGGCGGCCACGCCGCCGCAGCCGGAACAAGAGATGATTCAGCCCAGCGGGCTGGCCGAGCTGAGCGAGCGCGAAAATGAAATCGCCCAGCTGGTGGCCCAAGGACTGAGCAACGCCGAGATTGCCGAGCAGCTATTCATCTCCCTGACCACGGTCAAGACGCACATGAAGCACATCCTGGCCAAGATCGATGGCACCAACCGGGTACACATCGCAATTGCGGTGCTCGGCGGCTAG
- a CDS encoding sensor histidine kinase, translated as MKLFRKSDEMLKRPLWQKILIAVIVVVGDVLVSLMRLADTDASVNRMLVTAAVMVGTWMLLPFALRHAARERDPRSTQPGPRSALVAATIISATVTIAEYRPSVMIAAFSAASRRSRLWIALVCTAMVASKLVDTDFSGAKGANIPFQMGYYGSPLIPALVVLVVGLVRSNQKERTIALQAQAELTHEEMATRENFARQEERDRIARDMHDTLSHRLSMIAVYAGGLAYRKDLDPEETRKSARTIRDEAEAAVGDLREALHSLRSEGRIDPREGVESLVERSRRAGMYVEVRYQQGTGPQSLAELSTMGGHALNRAVQEGLTNARKHAPGEPVTITIAALADALSITMSNPVTRAEKKGSGNSGGYGIVGMRERASVVGGSLRVKDEEGRFSWTLRLPRKEVQ; from the coding sequence ATGAAGTTGTTCCGAAAATCCGACGAGATGCTTAAGCGCCCGCTGTGGCAGAAAATTCTCATCGCAGTAATTGTTGTCGTCGGCGACGTGCTGGTCTCGTTGATGCGACTAGCGGATACTGATGCCTCAGTAAATCGCATGCTTGTTACGGCCGCGGTGATGGTCGGCACCTGGATGCTTCTGCCTTTCGCCTTGCGCCATGCCGCCCGAGAGCGTGACCCGCGCAGCACGCAGCCCGGCCCGCGCAGTGCGTTGGTAGCCGCAACCATTATTTCGGCGACGGTGACGATTGCTGAGTACCGTCCTTCGGTAATGATAGCGGCGTTTTCTGCGGCCTCGCGCCGCAGCCGGTTGTGGATCGCGCTGGTATGCACGGCCATGGTGGCCTCGAAACTAGTCGACACTGATTTTTCCGGTGCTAAAGGTGCAAATATTCCGTTTCAGATGGGTTATTACGGCAGCCCGCTTATCCCGGCGCTGGTCGTACTGGTTGTTGGGCTGGTTCGCTCGAACCAAAAAGAGCGCACGATTGCGCTGCAGGCGCAGGCGGAGCTCACGCATGAGGAAATGGCCACGCGGGAAAACTTTGCGCGGCAGGAGGAGCGCGACCGGATTGCGCGGGATATGCACGATACGCTCTCGCATCGGCTGAGCATGATTGCGGTCTATGCCGGCGGGCTGGCCTACCGCAAGGACTTGGATCCGGAAGAGACGCGGAAATCTGCGCGCACGATTCGCGATGAAGCCGAGGCCGCCGTGGGGGACCTGCGCGAGGCTTTGCACTCGCTGCGCAGTGAGGGGCGCATTGACCCACGCGAGGGCGTGGAATCGCTGGTGGAGCGCTCCCGCCGGGCAGGCATGTACGTGGAGGTGCGCTACCAGCAGGGCACGGGGCCGCAGTCGCTGGCGGAGCTTAGCACCATGGGTGGCCACGCGCTCAACCGCGCGGTGCAGGAGGGCCTGACCAACGCCCGCAAGCACGCGCCGGGCGAGCCGGTGACCATCACTATCGCCGCGCTTGCCGACGCCCTGTCTATCACCATGTCCAACCCCGTCACCCGGGCCGAGAAGAAGGGGAGTGGAAACAGTGGCGGGTACGGGATCGTCGGCATGCGCGAGCGCGCTAGTGTGGTGGGCGGATCGCTGCGGGTAAAGGACGAGGAAGGACGTTTCTCGTGGACGCTGCGCCTGCCCAGGAAGGAAGTACAGTGA
- a CDS encoding response regulator — protein MMADALRVVLVDDEDLVRSGLRLLLSNAPDIEVVAEASNGRDAVATVLDAQPDVVLMDIRMPVMNGIAAVEKILSVHAVPIIMLTAFDTDSFILRALRAGAAGFLLKSTPPESLMAAVRAAAAGQPLLSPQVVDKLVGMQGPALSDAHSHHTRTARNHLGRLSSREREIAELVAQGLNNQEIADRLVVSMATVKSHMQHILKKIGGTSRVHIAIMVLEARG, from the coding sequence ATGATGGCCGATGCCCTGCGAGTAGTGCTCGTTGATGACGAGGACCTGGTCCGCAGCGGCCTGCGCCTGCTGTTGTCTAATGCGCCCGATATTGAGGTCGTGGCCGAGGCGAGCAATGGCCGGGACGCGGTGGCTACCGTCCTCGATGCGCAGCCCGATGTGGTGTTAATGGATATTCGCATGCCGGTCATGAATGGCATCGCGGCCGTGGAGAAGATTCTGTCCGTTCACGCAGTGCCGATCATCATGCTCACGGCCTTCGATACCGATTCTTTCATCCTGCGGGCTCTGCGTGCCGGGGCGGCTGGGTTCCTGTTGAAGTCGACGCCGCCGGAATCGCTCATGGCGGCCGTGCGTGCGGCCGCGGCGGGGCAGCCGCTGTTGAGCCCGCAGGTCGTCGACAAGCTGGTAGGCATGCAAGGCCCCGCGCTTTCCGACGCCCATTCGCACCACACCCGTACCGCCCGCAACCACTTAGGTAGGCTTAGCTCTCGCGAGAGAGAAATCGCCGAGCTGGTGGCGCAAGGCTTGAATAACCAGGAGATTGCCGACCGGCTCGTGGTGTCCATGGCCACGGTAAAGTCCCATATGCAGCACATTTTGAAAAAGATCGGCGGCACGAGCCGCGTGCACATCGCCATTATGGTCTTAGAGGCGCGTGGCTAA